From the genome of Ammoniphilus sp. CFH 90114, one region includes:
- a CDS encoding LysM peptidoglycan-binding domain-containing protein — MQIRFYSEWDKQENGQPQHELAQGTNHQTRILKLWETNKGMLFILSLSILCVFWLSYFLFADIEGQATFMNQKTAGSKQAISVATPESILYTVKPGDTLWGIAGQYYPERTREEAVQMIKEKNRLSGTTIHAGQSILLP, encoded by the coding sequence ATGCAGATTCGCTTCTATTCTGAATGGGACAAGCAGGAGAACGGCCAACCTCAACATGAATTGGCACAAGGAACGAATCACCAGACTAGGATTCTTAAGCTTTGGGAAACCAATAAAGGAATGCTCTTTATATTATCACTTAGCATTTTATGCGTATTCTGGTTAAGCTATTTCCTGTTTGCAGATATTGAAGGACAAGCTACATTTATGAATCAGAAAACAGCAGGATCTAAACAAGCTATATCCGTTGCGACACCAGAATCCATCCTATATACAGTCAAGCCAGGGGATACATTGTGGGGAATCGCAGGACAGTATTATCCGGAACGAACACGTGAGGAAGCGGTACAAATGATTAAAGAAAAAAATAGACTTTCCGGGACAACGATTCATGCAGGGCAATCGATCTTACTTCCATAA